The DNA sequence CCAGGCTAAAGAGAAATGGAGAGAGAAGGGTTTAAAGATATTCGAAAAACTGGGCCAGTTCTGAGGCCAGAAACTAGTAATGATATTGTCGTCTGAAAGGTGAATTAGCGAGATCTAGACGGATCTTTCGAGGAATGATAGCAATTCATGCGAGTTACTTCATCTCCCATTGTTCTTTCACACGTCCTATGTGACGCACCNGGCCAGAAACTAGTAATGATATTGTCTTCTAAAAGGTGAATTAGCGAGATCTAGACGGCTCTTTTGAGGAATGATAGCAATTCATGCGAGTTACTTCATCTCCCATTGTTCTTTCACACGTCCTATGTGACGCACCTTACCCGATCCCCAACCAATTGATGACGAATTCAGTCCATGATGATTGAATCACATAATCCGGCGAGTTCATGTCCTGCTGATCAAGAATCGAATCAAGTTTTTCTCCTTTTGCCCTTTATAGCCGTGGGCGAAATCGGTGACGATTTTAACGACACAATGGATGCCTGTGAAGATTTCTTCCACGACGCTCTCAATAACGGACAGACCAATGGGAGCGCTTTCAACGACCTGGCCCCCGTGACCTCGGCCAccgcctcttcctcctcgtcgtctttCGCCCCCGGGGACAAACGAGGCGGAGGAGGCGGTGGCGGCCTGACCGccgaagaagacgaggacTTTGTCCAAAGCTTCAAGCGCATCCGACGCATGAAGTACCCGGAGAGGTATGGAGCCTCGGGGAAACGCcttcaaaaggccatgaaGTACGAACAAGAGGACGAGATTGTCAAGCATTACCCGGCGGTGGCCAAGACCCTCATGGAGTCCGAAGTGGACTTGGCCAACGCCAACATGAGTGTGcccgagaagaagaaggccatgTATGATATCCTCCAGACGGCCAAACGGAATTGGCGGAATTTCATCCGCGGCTACAAATGTGATTGCGACATCGAGGCGGCCAGCACGTTCTTCCAAGCCGAGAAACACGTCACATTGTGCCATTCGAGCCGGTTCTCTTTGTGTGAAATGTGCGACACCATCCGGCTCAAGGAGAAGATCGACAAGCACAAGCGGCTGTGCCGCACGTTCTATGAGAAAGACGGCAACACCTGCTCGGATTGCGGGCGGCAGTACAAATCGCGGAACGAGCTCACCAACCATATAAGTGACGCTCACAAGCGGGTCAAGTGCAAAATTTGCGGCGAGGAAATCGTGGGCCACGGCGCTCTCCAGCGGCACCGCCAAAAACTCCATCCGGTGTTAGTCCAATGTGACCAGTGTCCGATGACGTTCCCGTCGAATTTCAAGCTCCG is a window from the Tigriopus californicus strain San Diego chromosome 2, Tcal_SD_v2.1, whole genome shotgun sequence genome containing:
- the LOC131892604 gene encoding zinc finger protein 120-like, with product MVASYVQHCYRQSLFCDLVLEAESESIPCHKMVLFSVFPRFQQFLTEHSGDVIIFPEFPGPELRQLVNNIYWHLHERETSLVLPEGLRALGLFHESIDEHTRQKRQRLSNGPAQAGLARPSAALVAQLVKVKMEEAAQAVATPPVPPAATLIPAVPDPFTAVGEIGDDFNDTMDACEDFFHDALNNGQTNGSAFNDLAPVTSATASSSSSSFAPGDKRGGGGGGGLTAEEDEDFVQSFKRIRRMKYPERYGASGKRLQKAMKYEQEDEIVKHYPAVAKTLMESEVDLANANMSVPEKKKAMYDILQTAKRNWRNFIRGYKCDCDIEAASTFFQAEKHVTLCHSSRFSLCEMCDTIRLKEKIDKHKRLCRTFYEKDGNTCSDCGRQYKSRNELTNHISDAHKRVKCKICGEEIVGHGALQRHRQKLHPVLVQCDQCPMTFPSNFKLRTHQIRMHLPDSQKPFICDQCGKGFLYKRKLDEHMMYAHIRSFPMQCRFGCDKRFNDSNMRRAHEVRVHNAPSKKRG